A section of the Solitalea canadensis DSM 3403 genome encodes:
- the ndhC gene encoding NADH-quinone oxidoreductase subunit A, whose amino-acid sequence MQQSTQISAFGSILLFLVLGTAFVLVTLLMSKIISPKKPNFEKLTTYECGEEPMGSSWIQFNMRFYVIALVFLLFDVELIFLFPWSTVFGNKELIAAVPSWGWLSFFEMTIFISILLVGLVYVWKKGDLNWVKPQPVIPVVDTKIPSSLYQQLNLENYRVRAFVQVPIPEDKKETLSVEKSERRQYAPKTVTENTEQSTVAESVNATETETQAKPAYQPKFKPKTTPAETTSSDQGTVEKTAENAGEKPAYKPRFKPQVTEATQASKTASTEETSEAKPAYVPKFKPKLTSASTNEIKAEEKPEASNEIQENKQEETVKQAYVPKFKPRMASANTTEANRAENIESVSEPQEIKAGEPVKQAYVPKFKPRMAQKTEDINNGESSTSVSEATTNNVPATENPVSEETSKPSAYKPRFKPTMVKKEEDNSTTNTEDQ is encoded by the coding sequence ATGCAGCAAAGCACGCAAATATCAGCATTCGGATCGATATTGTTGTTCCTTGTTTTAGGAACGGCTTTCGTATTGGTTACGCTGTTGATGTCGAAGATCATCAGCCCTAAGAAACCAAATTTTGAGAAACTGACCACCTATGAATGCGGTGAAGAGCCCATGGGATCATCGTGGATTCAATTTAACATGCGATTTTATGTAATTGCTTTGGTGTTTTTATTGTTTGATGTTGAATTGATATTCTTATTCCCTTGGTCAACAGTTTTTGGTAATAAAGAATTGATTGCCGCTGTACCAAGTTGGGGTTGGTTAAGCTTTTTTGAGATGACCATTTTCATTAGTATCTTATTGGTTGGACTTGTGTACGTTTGGAAGAAAGGCGACTTAAACTGGGTGAAACCACAACCGGTAATTCCTGTTGTCGATACCAAAATTCCTTCATCATTATATCAACAGTTAAACCTCGAAAATTATCGGGTACGTGCATTTGTTCAGGTGCCAATACCTGAAGATAAAAAAGAAACTTTATCGGTTGAAAAGTCGGAACGCAGACAGTATGCACCTAAAACGGTAACGGAAAATACAGAACAGTCAACTGTTGCAGAATCCGTAAACGCTACTGAAACTGAAACACAAGCTAAACCAGCTTATCAACCAAAATTCAAACCTAAAACTACTCCTGCAGAAACGACATCTTCTGATCAAGGAACAGTAGAAAAAACTGCTGAAAATGCCGGAGAGAAACCTGCTTATAAACCACGTTTTAAACCTCAAGTTACAGAGGCTACCCAAGCATCAAAAACTGCTTCAACAGAAGAAACAAGTGAAGCAAAACCTGCATATGTCCCTAAGTTTAAACCAAAACTCACTTCTGCTTCAACAAATGAGATAAAAGCAGAAGAAAAACCGGAAGCATCAAACGAAATACAAGAAAATAAACAGGAAGAAACGGTTAAACAAGCCTACGTGCCTAAATTTAAACCTCGTATGGCTTCGGCGAATACGACGGAGGCAAATAGAGCGGAAAATATCGAATCAGTAAGTGAACCCCAAGAGATAAAAGCTGGAGAACCCGTTAAACAAGCGTATGTTCCAAAGTTTAAACCTCGAATGGCTCAAAAAACAGAAGATATCAACAACGGTGAATCCTCAACTTCTGTTTCAGAAGCAACTACTAACAATGTTCCTGCTACGGAAAATCCAGTTTCTGAGGAAACTTCAAAACCTTCTGCCTACAAACCGCGTTT